One Streptomyces umbrinus genomic window, GCTTCCTCGACGAGCTTCTGAACCACTGAGCCAAGCACCGCCACGCATGCCCGCAACGGGCCCAGCCCAAGAAGATCCGCGCCGCCATGTCGCACGAGCGGCGCGCAGCAGCCTCTGCGAAAGCGACGGCCTCGGCGACCGCGCCGCCGTCTACCTCGTGATCGACCGCTCCTACTTGATGAAGAACTACTTCACCGACGGCACCGTCCGCGGTTGAGCGACCGGATCCTCAGCCTGTCGGCACACCTCGACGACGATGGCAAGGCCCCGGTCGGCGCGGCTTCTTCTCCTTCGGAATGCACACCCTCACGCGAGGCGGCTTGTTCCGCCGCTCCCAGAGTTTCGTCGACGTCGCACTCGGCGCCCACCAGGGCCGCATCGCCGAGGTGCACAACTCCCTGGGGCACCTCTCTATTACCCCCGGACAGCAGCGTGCTGCCCATCCGTTGAGCGTCGCTGTGCTGCCATCACCCACATACTCCCGCGAAAGCGAGAAGTCTTCATGCCCGCATCCACGATCGTCGCCTCCGGCGGGGAGTTCCGCCTCTACGGGGACTCCGTGCAGACCTTCGCTGATCTGCCCGTGGCCACCTACACCATCACCTTCGACCAGATGACCGGCTACAGCCTGCGCCAGACGGAGTCGCTGGCATCCGCCGAAGAGACCGTCTATGGCAGCCACGCCTCTCGAGTGCAGCGGATCGCCACCGGCTACTCGGCCATGGACCGTTCGCTCGGCGTCATCCTGTCCGGCGACAAGGGCATGGGTAAGAGCCTCATGCTCCGCCTGCTCGCCGAGCGGATGCGCGAGGAGCACAAGCTGCCCACCGTGCTCGTGCAACACGACACGCCGGGGCTGGCCGCCTTCCTCGACGAGCTGGGTGAAGTCGTCGTCGTCTTCGACGAGTTCGAGAAGGTCTTCTCCAACGAGGACGACGGATCGCAGAACCAGTTCCTGAGTCTGTTCGACGGGCTGAGTACGACGAAGCGCCTCTACGTTCTGTCGGTCAACGAGCTGCATCGCGTCAACGACTACATGCTCAACCGCCCCGGACGCTTCCACTACCACATGCGCTTCACCTACCCGGAGCCCGAGACGGTTGCCACCTACCTGCGCGACCAGGTGCCCGGAGTGGCCGAGAAGCAGGTGGCCGAGATCGTCGACTTCTCCCGGAAGTACGACATCAACTTCGACCACTTGCGCGCGATCGCCTTCGAGCTGCGCCTGGGCGAGTCGTTCGCTGAGGTGATCGGTGACCTGAACATCAAGCGCAGCGAGCACGCAAGCTCGCGGGTCGAGGCTCACATCATCTGGAATGACGGCAACACCGACGTCTTCGGCGGTCGTGTCGATCTGTTCGACAGCGACAGCCTGCAGACCATCAACGACTGGGACACCGGCACCGGGCTGCAGTTCCGCATGCGCGACGCCGTCCCGTCCGAGGACGGCTACCAGCTCCCGGATGGCGCCTTCACGCTCACCGACCTCCGTGACGAGGACGACAGGTCGCCCGACGACGAGAAGGACTTGCGTGCCGCCGCGGTGATCCTGCGCCGTCCCCCGAAGTACTCCATCGACTTCTGAGGACGCCCCCATCCGAACAGCCGAGGAGCCACTCCGGTCTCCTCGGCGGTTCGCTGTCCGGCTCACGCGTTCCCGTACAGAAAGCAGCCTTCGACCATGCCCAAGTACCGCATCGTCTCCGATCCCGGCCCCGGCGCGAATCATCGTGAGCCCCGAGGGTCAATCTTTGCCTCGGCAAGGCCCGTCTCGTCACGGTCGTCGACTCCGAGGAGCTGTTCTGGGGCGACCAGGCGTGAGCTGATCTCCTTCGGCAACGACCTGCGCTGAGTGCCATGCAGCCAGATCCGACTGTGCTGCTCGCCTGCCTGGCCGTCGCTGCGCTCGGTGTCCTCTGCCTCGCCATCGGCGTTGGCCGTAAGCGGCGCTGGCGGGACCCCACCCGGCTTTACAGCTGGTCCCAGAAGCAGCAGCTCATCCGCCAGGCCAACGGCCGGTGCGAGCACAAGCCGCCCCTCTGGTTCCGGTGCCCGGCACCGGGGACCGAGGCCGATCACGTACACCCCTGGAGCCGTGGCGGGCCAACTGAACTGTGGAACGGCCAGCTGCTCTGCCGACGGCACAACCGGCGGAAGTCCAACCGCGTGCCGAGCCCCCTCTACCGCTGGCGTCTCGCGCGCCGGCGCAAGAAGTAATGACCACCCCGACACGCATCAGCGCAAACTCATGACCTGAATCAATTGCCCGAACTGAGGCGCGAAGCGCGACACCTCCGCTCGCTACACCTCCCCGGAGAACCAGGAACGCGACAACCGCGAGTGGTCCGAGAGACATCTGTTCGGCAGGTGCCAGGACAAGCCCTCCGAGGAGAGCACTGAGCTTCTGCCCGAGCAGCGCTTCAACGAGCTGAAGGGCCGGCTCATCACCGCCACCGGATCGCTCGAGCTCACCTCGTTCCACGACGGCCGGATCCACATGACGCTGGGGGAGTGGGCGCGCCTGATCTCCCGGATCTAGGAGGCCGACACGGCGGCTGCTATGCAGACCGCCGAGTTGCACGCCCGCGAGCTCCACCATTTCGAGGAAGAGCAGTTCTCCTCCGGCCTCCGGGCGGTGT contains:
- a CDS encoding AAA family ATPase, coding for MPASTIVASGGEFRLYGDSVQTFADLPVATYTITFDQMTGYSLRQTESLASAEETVYGSHASRVQRIATGYSAMDRSLGVILSGDKGMGKSLMLRLLAERMREEHKLPTVLVQHDTPGLAAFLDELGEVVVVFDEFEKVFSNEDDGSQNQFLSLFDGLSTTKRLYVLSVNELHRVNDYMLNRPGRFHYHMRFTYPEPETVATYLRDQVPGVAEKQVAEIVDFSRKYDINFDHLRAIAFELRLGESFAEVIGDLNIKRSEHASSRVEAHIIWNDGNTDVFGGRVDLFDSDSLQTINDWDTGTGLQFRMRDAVPSEDGYQLPDGAFTLTDLRDEDDRSPDDEKDLRAAAVILRRPPKYSIDF
- a CDS encoding HNH endonuclease, with translation MQPDPTVLLACLAVAALGVLCLAIGVGRKRRWRDPTRLYSWSQKQQLIRQANGRCEHKPPLWFRCPAPGTEADHVHPWSRGGPTELWNGQLLCRRHNRRKSNRVPSPLYRWRLARRRKK